The proteins below come from a single Anderseniella sp. Alg231-50 genomic window:
- the gcvP gene encoding aminomethyl-transferring glycine dehydrogenase: MADKRTLLTDLQAGANFIPRHIGPQDDEMTDMLKAVGATTLQDLTEKVVPKNIRAEKPLDLPVPLSERNALSDLRKVAGRNQIFTSMIGMGYYGCVTPKVILRNILENPGWYTAYTPYQAEVSQGRLEALLNFQQMVCDFTGLELASASLLDEGTAAAEAMAMAHRVSKTGRDVFFVDQDTHPQTVAVLETRARGFGFELVLGDPATDLDASKVFAALLSYPGSSGQARDYRKEIASLKAEGALSIMATDLLALAMLTSPGELGADVALGSAQRFGVPMGYGGPHAAFFATRDEFKRAIPGRVIGVSVDAEGRPALRMALQTREQHIRREKANSNICTAQVLLAVIAGMFAVYQGPTGIAKMAARAHRFAEITAHALKKWGYEVTTDAFFDTITVRAPARAYALVAKAREQRINLRHVDADHIGISFDETTRRSEVERLLGCFKTKGLADWPMNTIDEELTECIPAELARQSDYLTHPVFSMHRSETKMLRYLRQLQAKDIALDRSMIPLGSCTMKLNATTEMIPVTWPTFSNMHPFVPLEQAQGYQQLFEELESWLCEITGFDAVSLQPNAGSQGEYAGLMTIRAYHASNDQSQRDICLIPSSAHGTNPASAVMAGLKVVVVKCDDEGNVDVDDLKAKADAHKENLAALMITYPSTHGVFEEAIKDICATIHDHGGQVYLDGANLNALVGVVRPAEVGADVCHMNLHKTFCIPHGGGGPGVGPIGVRSHLARFLPGHDVVSGVNPASHGRPTIGQISAAPWGSASILPISWAYIAMMGTEGLTRATQVAILNANYMANRLKDHYPIVYTGPGGYVAHECIIDMRDVKDETGIGVEDVAKRLADYGFHAPTMSWPVPETLMIEPTESEGKAELDRFCDAMISIRAEIAEVETGKADKTNNILRNAPHTHHALLQDWDRPYSREQAYFPLPSQRDDKFWPPVARVDNVYGDRNLVCACPPLEDYMEAAE, from the coding sequence ATGGCTGATAAACGCACTCTCCTTACCGACCTGCAGGCTGGCGCAAATTTCATTCCCCGCCACATCGGTCCGCAAGACGATGAAATGACCGATATGCTGAAGGCTGTTGGCGCGACCACGCTGCAGGACCTTACCGAGAAGGTGGTGCCGAAAAACATCCGTGCCGAAAAACCTCTGGACCTTCCTGTGCCACTGTCTGAGCGCAATGCACTGTCGGACCTGCGCAAGGTGGCCGGGCGCAACCAGATTTTCACGTCGATGATCGGCATGGGATACTATGGCTGCGTTACGCCGAAGGTCATCCTGCGCAACATCCTGGAAAACCCCGGCTGGTACACCGCCTACACGCCGTACCAGGCCGAGGTCAGCCAGGGCAGGCTTGAGGCACTCTTAAACTTCCAGCAGATGGTGTGCGACTTTACCGGTCTGGAACTGGCCAGTGCATCGCTGCTCGATGAGGGCACAGCAGCAGCAGAAGCCATGGCCATGGCGCACCGGGTATCAAAGACCGGGCGCGATGTGTTCTTCGTTGACCAGGACACCCATCCGCAAACCGTCGCCGTGCTGGAAACCCGCGCCCGCGGCTTCGGCTTCGAACTGGTGCTGGGTGATCCGGCAACCGACCTCGATGCCAGCAAGGTGTTCGCCGCGCTATTGTCGTATCCCGGCTCCAGCGGCCAGGCGCGTGACTACCGCAAGGAAATCGCCAGCCTGAAGGCGGAAGGCGCCCTGTCGATCATGGCGACAGACCTCCTGGCGCTGGCCATGCTGACGTCACCCGGCGAACTGGGGGCAGATGTTGCACTGGGCTCGGCCCAGCGCTTTGGCGTGCCGATGGGATATGGCGGCCCGCATGCCGCATTCTTCGCCACCCGTGACGAGTTCAAGCGCGCCATCCCGGGCCGGGTCATTGGTGTGTCCGTCGATGCCGAAGGACGCCCGGCGCTGCGCATGGCCCTGCAGACCCGCGAACAACACATCCGCCGTGAAAAGGCCAACTCCAACATCTGCACCGCGCAGGTTCTGCTGGCTGTGATTGCCGGCATGTTCGCCGTCTATCAGGGCCCGACCGGCATTGCGAAAATGGCGGCACGGGCGCACCGGTTTGCCGAGATCACTGCCCATGCGCTGAAGAAATGGGGCTATGAGGTCACCACGGATGCATTCTTTGACACCATCACCGTGCGGGCACCGGCGCGGGCCTATGCACTGGTTGCCAAGGCGCGTGAACAACGCATCAACCTGCGTCATGTGGATGCCGATCACATCGGCATCTCGTTTGATGAAACGACACGCCGGTCAGAAGTAGAACGGCTGCTTGGCTGTTTCAAGACCAAAGGGCTGGCCGACTGGCCGATGAACACCATCGATGAAGAGCTGACAGAGTGTATCCCGGCGGAACTGGCCCGGCAGTCGGATTACCTCACTCACCCGGTGTTCTCCATGCACCGGTCGGAAACCAAAATGCTGCGCTACCTGCGGCAGTTGCAGGCCAAGGACATCGCGCTTGACCGGTCGATGATCCCGCTCGGGTCGTGCACCATGAAACTCAACGCAACCACTGAAATGATCCCGGTGACATGGCCGACGTTTTCCAACATGCACCCGTTTGTGCCGCTGGAGCAGGCGCAAGGATACCAGCAACTGTTTGAAGAGCTTGAAAGCTGGCTGTGCGAAATCACCGGTTTTGATGCGGTTTCGCTGCAGCCCAATGCCGGCAGCCAGGGCGAGTATGCCGGCCTGATGACCATCCGCGCCTACCACGCATCGAACGACCAGAGCCAGCGCGATATCTGCCTGATCCCGTCATCGGCGCACGGCACCAACCCGGCGTCCGCCGTCATGGCGGGCCTGAAGGTCGTGGTGGTGAAGTGTGATGACGAGGGCAATGTCGACGTTGACGACCTGAAAGCCAAGGCGGACGCCCACAAGGAAAACCTGGCGGCGCTGATGATCACCTACCCGTCCACGCACGGGGTGTTTGAAGAAGCCATCAAGGACATCTGCGCCACTATCCATGACCATGGCGGACAGGTTTATCTCGACGGGGCAAACCTCAACGCGCTTGTCGGGGTGGTGCGTCCGGCCGAGGTTGGCGCCGATGTCTGCCACATGAACCTGCACAAGACGTTCTGCATTCCCCATGGTGGTGGCGGTCCCGGCGTCGGGCCCATTGGTGTGCGTTCACACCTGGCCCGGTTCCTGCCCGGCCATGACGTGGTCTCCGGTGTCAATCCGGCCAGCCACGGCAGGCCGACCATCGGCCAGATTTCAGCTGCACCGTGGGGCTCGGCTTCCATCCTGCCGATCTCATGGGCCTATATCGCCATGATGGGCACGGAAGGCCTGACCCGTGCGACACAGGTCGCCATCCTCAACGCCAACTACATGGCCAATCGCCTGAAAGATCACTATCCGATCGTCTATACGGGACCGGGTGGCTATGTGGCGCATGAGTGCATTATCGATATGCGCGATGTGAAGGACGAGACCGGCATCGGCGTGGAAGACGTCGCCAAGCGGCTGGCCGACTATGGCTTCCATGCACCTACAATGAGCTGGCCGGTGCCGGAAACCCTGATGATCGAACCGACCGAGTCCGAAGGCAAGGCGGAGCTCGACCGGTTTTGTGACGCGATGATTTCCATCCGGGCCGAGATTGCCGAAGTCGAGACGGGCAAGGCGGACAAGACCAACAATATCCTGCGCAATGCGCCGCACACCCATCATGCCCTGTTGCAGGACTGGGACCGGCCCTATTCACGCGAGCAGGCCTACTTCCCGCTGCCGTCGCAGCGCGACGACAAGTTCTGGCCGCCGGTGGCGCGCGTCGACAATGTCTATGGCGACCGCAACCTGGTCTGCGCCTGCCCGCCGCTGGAGGATTATATGGAGGCGGCCGAGTAG
- a CDS encoding DUF1294 domain-containing protein, giving the protein MDQLALLILCLAGINLVTFALFAWDKVSAIKGSRRISEGTLLTLALVGGTPGAFIAQQRLRHKTRKQPFRSYLIMIAVLHAVLLVALAVPLTRHFMLEQLRLLLAQ; this is encoded by the coding sequence ATGGACCAACTGGCTTTGCTGATTCTGTGTCTCGCCGGCATCAATCTTGTCACCTTCGCCCTGTTCGCGTGGGACAAGGTCAGCGCGATCAAGGGAAGTCGGCGTATTTCCGAAGGCACGCTGCTGACGCTGGCGCTTGTCGGCGGCACACCCGGCGCGTTCATCGCCCAGCAGCGGTTGCGTCACAAAACCCGCAAACAGCCGTTCCGGTCGTACCTGATAATGATTGCGGTGTTGCACGCCGTGCTGCTCGTAGCGCTGGCAGTACCGCTTACGCGTCACTTCATGCTTGAGCAATTGCGTCTACTATTGGCGCAATAG
- the pcaF gene encoding 3-oxoadipyl-CoA thiolase yields the protein MPEAFICDYVRTPIGRFGGALSGVRTDDLGAVPLNALMQRNSSVDWAQIDDVIYGCANQAGEDNRNVARMSLLLAGLPDTVPGATINRLCGSGMDAMLTVARAIKAGEAEIGIAGGVESMSRAPFVMPKADTAFSRRAEMYDTTIGWRFVNKLMKQQYGVDSMPETAENVAEDYQISREDQDAFALRSQGKAGKALASGRLAKEITPVTIPQRRGDAIVVDTDEHPRPETTSEQLAKLKAPFREGGCVTAGNASGVNDGSAAMIIASEAAAKRHGLTPVARILGGATAGVAPRIMGIGPVPATQKLCERLGVRPADFDVVELNEAFAAQGLAVLRQLGLPDDGEHINPNGGAIAIGHPLGMSGTRIAGSAAMELVENGGKLALATMCIGVGQGIACAVERV from the coding sequence ATGCCTGAAGCCTTCATTTGCGATTACGTGCGCACACCCATCGGCCGCTTCGGCGGTGCCCTGTCCGGTGTGCGCACCGATGATCTGGGCGCAGTACCGCTCAACGCCCTGATGCAGCGCAATAGTTCCGTTGACTGGGCTCAGATCGATGACGTGATTTATGGCTGCGCCAATCAGGCAGGCGAAGACAATCGCAATGTGGCGCGCATGTCGTTGCTGCTGGCCGGCCTGCCGGACACGGTGCCGGGTGCCACCATCAACCGCCTGTGCGGCTCGGGCATGGACGCCATGCTGACCGTCGCCCGCGCCATCAAGGCGGGCGAAGCCGAAATCGGAATCGCCGGCGGTGTTGAATCCATGAGCCGGGCGCCGTTCGTGATGCCGAAAGCCGACACCGCGTTTTCGCGCCGGGCGGAAATGTACGACACCACAATCGGCTGGCGCTTCGTCAACAAGCTGATGAAGCAGCAGTACGGCGTCGATTCCATGCCGGAGACGGCGGAAAACGTGGCCGAGGACTACCAGATATCGCGCGAAGACCAGGACGCGTTTGCGCTGCGCTCGCAAGGCAAGGCCGGCAAGGCGCTGGCCTCAGGACGCCTGGCAAAGGAAATCACCCCGGTGACAATCCCACAGCGTCGCGGTGATGCGATTGTTGTAGATACGGACGAACACCCGCGCCCGGAAACAACAAGTGAGCAACTTGCCAAGCTGAAAGCACCGTTTCGCGAGGGCGGCTGCGTGACGGCGGGCAATGCGTCCGGCGTCAATGACGGCTCTGCCGCCATGATCATCGCGTCCGAGGCGGCAGCAAAGCGCCATGGCCTGACGCCCGTCGCGCGCATTCTTGGCGGTGCCACCGCAGGTGTTGCCCCGCGCATCATGGGCATCGGCCCGGTGCCGGCCACGCAGAAACTGTGTGAGCGCCTCGGCGTGAGACCGGCCGACTTTGACGTTGTCGAACTGAACGAGGCATTTGCCGCACAAGGCCTGGCGGTGTTGCGCCAACTGGGCCTGCCAGACGACGGCGAACACATAAACCCCAATGGCGGCGCCATCGCCATCGGCCATCCGCTCGGCATGTCCGGCACCCGCATAGCCGGCAGCGCCGCAATGGAGCTGGTAGAAAATGGCGGCAAGCTCGCACTCGCCACCATGTGCATCGGCGTCGGCCAGGGCATAGCTTGTGCGGTTGAACGGGTTTAG
- a CDS encoding biotin transporter BioY, whose protein sequence is MTALSATSPTLAGTLLGDNGRLSAVRMVMLAIAGSLLLWVSAKIAVPFWPVPMTMQPFAVMGIGAAFGWRLGMATVALYLVEGALGMPVFSGTPEKGIGLAYMAGPTGGYLVGFVFAAGVTGWLAERGFDRNVLTMIAAMTAGTIVLYAFGLAWLSNLIGVEKALVFGLYPFVLGDAVKIVLAALIFPAAWKRLSSKG, encoded by the coding sequence ATGACCGCACTTTCCGCCACCTCTCCGACACTTGCCGGCACGTTGCTCGGCGACAATGGCCGTCTTTCCGCCGTTCGTATGGTGATGCTGGCAATTGCAGGTTCGCTGCTTTTGTGGGTGTCCGCCAAGATCGCCGTGCCGTTCTGGCCGGTGCCGATGACCATGCAGCCGTTTGCGGTGATGGGCATTGGCGCTGCCTTCGGCTGGCGCCTCGGCATGGCAACCGTTGCGCTCTATCTGGTCGAAGGTGCGCTTGGCATGCCGGTATTTTCCGGCACGCCTGAAAAGGGCATCGGCTTGGCTTACATGGCAGGCCCGACCGGCGGTTACCTTGTTGGTTTCGTATTTGCGGCAGGCGTAACAGGCTGGCTCGCGGAACGCGGCTTTGACCGCAATGTGTTGACCATGATAGCGGCCATGACGGCGGGCACTATCGTGCTCTATGCATTCGGGCTTGCCTGGCTGAGCAACCTGATCGGCGTTGAAAAGGCCCTTGTGTTCGGCCTGTATCCGTTTGTGCTCGGTGATGCCGTCAAGATCGTTCTGGCTGCCCTGATCTTCCCGGCCGCCTGGAAGCGGTTGTCGAGCAAGGGCTGA
- a CDS encoding MBL fold metallo-hydrolase, which yields MSELSFDHDFDVKAGDCVRLSDQVRRVTCNNPGPFTFKGTNSYIVGTGKVAIIDPGPEDEDQLAALLDAVRGETVTHVIITHTHRDHSPLSRRLQQATGAKTYAYGPHGSGRAAKAITSGDVTLDAAGDHEFNPDVTVEHGDIVEGDGWALESVFTPGHCSNHMAFALNDEQTLFCGDHVMAWSTSVIAPPDGHMADYFSSLRTLMARDQDRLYLPGHGPAKQNPQRFARAFLAHRQMREKAVLQHIVSGERTIMGVVKKVYAGIDAKLHAAAALSTLAHVEHLIEQNLVRAHGDLSLDTDYEAVG from the coding sequence ATGAGTGAGTTGTCGTTCGATCATGATTTTGACGTGAAAGCAGGTGACTGCGTCCGGCTGAGTGACCAGGTGCGCCGCGTTACCTGCAACAACCCCGGCCCGTTCACCTTCAAGGGCACCAATTCCTATATCGTAGGCACGGGAAAGGTTGCCATCATCGACCCCGGCCCGGAGGACGAAGACCAGCTTGCAGCCCTGCTGGACGCGGTCCGCGGCGAAACCGTCACCCATGTCATCATTACCCATACCCACCGCGATCACTCGCCACTGAGCCGCCGACTGCAGCAGGCAACCGGAGCGAAGACCTATGCATATGGTCCGCACGGGTCGGGCCGTGCCGCCAAGGCGATAACCTCGGGCGACGTGACGCTGGATGCCGCCGGCGATCATGAATTCAACCCCGATGTCACCGTCGAACACGGCGACATTGTCGAAGGCGACGGCTGGGCGCTGGAAAGCGTGTTCACGCCGGGCCATTGCTCCAACCATATGGCGTTTGCCCTGAACGACGAGCAGACGCTGTTTTGCGGCGATCACGTCATGGCCTGGTCAACCTCGGTAATCGCCCCGCCCGACGGGCACATGGCTGATTATTTTTCCTCCCTGCGCACCCTGATGGCACGCGACCAGGACCGGCTTTACCTGCCGGGGCATGGTCCGGCCAAACAGAACCCGCAGCGGTTTGCCCGGGCGTTCCTGGCCCACAGGCAAATGCGCGAAAAGGCGGTGCTGCAACACATTGTATCCGGCGAACGGACCATCATGGGCGTGGTGAAAAAGGTTTATGCCGGCATCGATGCAAAGCTTCACGCAGCAGCGGCGCTGTCAACACTTGCGCATGTGGAACACCTGATCGAGCAGAACCTGGTCAGGGCCCATGGTGACCTGTCACTGGACACGGATTATGAGGCGGTCGGTTAA